In Macaca fascicularis isolate 582-1 chromosome X, T2T-MFA8v1.1, one DNA window encodes the following:
- the CFP gene encoding properdin isoform X1, with amino-acid sequence MITEGAQAPCLLLPPLLLLLTLPATGSDPVLCFTQYEESSGKCKGLLGGGVSVKDCCLNTAYAYQERNGGLCQPCRSPRWSLWSTWAPCSVTCSEGSQLRYRRCVGWNGQCSERVALGTLEWQLQACEDKQCCPEMGGWSDWGPWEPCSVTCSKGMRTRRRACDHPAPKCGGHCPGEAQESEACDTQQVCPTHGAWAAWGPWSPCSGSCHGGPHEPKETRSRTCSAPEPSQKPPGKPCPGPAYEHRKCTGLPPCPVAGGWGPWGPVSPCPVTCGLGQTIERRTCNRPVPQHGGPSCAGDATRTHICNTAVPCPVDGEWDLWGQWSTCVRRNMKSISCEEIPGQQSRWRTCKGRKFDGHRCTGQQQDIRHCYSIQHCPLKGSWSEWSTWGLCMPPCGPNPTRARQRLCTPLLPKYPPTVSMVEGQGEKNVTFWGRPLPRCEELQGQKLVVEEKRPCLHVPACKDPEEEKL; translated from the exons ATGATCACAGAGGGAGCGCAGGCCCCTTGCTTGCTGCtgccgccgctgctgctgctgctcacccTGCCAGCCACAG GCTCAGACCCCGTGCTCTGCTTCACCCAGTATGAAGAATCCTCCGGCAAGTGCAAGGGCCTCCTGGGGGGTGGTGTCAGCGTGAAAGACTGCTGTCTCAACACTGCCTATGCCTACCAGGAACGTAATGGCGGGCTCTGTCAGCCTTGCAG GTCCCCACGATGGTCCCTGTGGTCCACATGGGCCCCCTGTTCGGTGACATGCTCTGAGGGCTCCCAGCTGCGGTACCGGCGCTGTGTGGGCTGGAATGGGCAGTGCTCTGAGAGGGTGGCACTTGGGACCCTGGAGTGGCAGCTCCAGGCCTGTGAGGACAAGCAGTGCTGTCCTG AGATGGGCGGCTGGTCTGACTGGGGGCCCTGGGAGCCTTGCTCCGTCACCTGCTCCAAAGGGATGCGGACCCGCAGACGAGCCTGTGATCACCCTGCCCCCAAGTGTGGAGGCCACTGCCCGGGAGAGGCACAGGAATCAGAGGCCTGTGACACCCAGCAGGTCTGCCCCA CACACGGGGCCTGGGCCGCCTGGGGTCCCTGGAGCCCCTGCTCAGGATCCTGCCACGGTGGACCCCACGAACCTAAGGAGACACGAAGCCGCACGTGTTCTGCACCTGAGCCTTCCCAGAAGCCTCCTGGGAAGCCCTGCCCAGGGCCAGCCTATGAGCATCGGAAGTGCACCGGCCTGCCGCCTTGCCCAG tggctgggggctgggggccttGGGGCCCTGTGAGCCCCTGCCCTGTGACCTGTGGCCTGGGCCAGACCATAGAACGACGGACGTGCAATCGCCCTGTGCCCCAGCATGGAGGCCCCTCCTGTGCTGGTGATGCCACCCGGACCCACATCTGCAACACAGCCGTGCCCTGCCCTG TGGATGGAGAGTGGGACTTGTGGGGACAGTGGAGCACCTGTGTCCGCCGGAACATGAAGTCCATCAGCTGTGAAGAAATCCCGGGCCAGCAGTCACGCTGGAGGACCTGCAAGGGCCGCAAGTTTGACGGACATCGATGTACCGGGCAACAACAGGATATTCGGCACTGCTACAGCATCCAACACTGCCCCT TGAAAGGATCATGGTCAGAGTGGAGTACCTGGGGGCTGTGCATGCCCCCCTGTGGACCTAATCCTACCCGTGCCCGCCAGCGCCTCTGCACACCCTTGCTCCCCAAGTACCC GCCCACCGTTTCCATGGTCGAAGGTCAGGGCGAGAAGAACGTGACCTTCTGGGGGAGACCGCTGCCACGGTGTGAGGAGCTACAGGGGCAGAAGCTGGTGGTGGAGGAGAAACGACCATGTCTACACGTGCCTGCTTGCAAAGACCCTGAGGAAGAGAAACTCTAA
- the CFP gene encoding properdin isoform X2 gives MGGWSDWGPWEPCSVTCSKGMRTRRRACDHPAPKCGGHCPGEAQESEACDTQQVCPTHGAWAAWGPWSPCSGSCHGGPHEPKETRSRTCSAPEPSQKPPGKPCPGPAYEHRKCTGLPPCPVAGGWGPWGPVSPCPVTCGLGQTIERRTCNRPVPQHGGPSCAGDATRTHICNTAVPCPVDGEWDLWGQWSTCVRRNMKSISCEEIPGQQSRWRTCKGRKFDGHRCTGQQQDIRHCYSIQHCPLKGSWSEWSTWGLCMPPCGPNPTRARQRLCTPLLPKYPPTVSMVEGQGEKNVTFWGRPLPRCEELQGQKLVVEEKRPCLHVPACKDPEEEKL, from the exons ATGGGCGGCTGGTCTGACTGGGGGCCCTGGGAGCCTTGCTCCGTCACCTGCTCCAAAGGGATGCGGACCCGCAGACGAGCCTGTGATCACCCTGCCCCCAAGTGTGGAGGCCACTGCCCGGGAGAGGCACAGGAATCAGAGGCCTGTGACACCCAGCAGGTCTGCCCCA CACACGGGGCCTGGGCCGCCTGGGGTCCCTGGAGCCCCTGCTCAGGATCCTGCCACGGTGGACCCCACGAACCTAAGGAGACACGAAGCCGCACGTGTTCTGCACCTGAGCCTTCCCAGAAGCCTCCTGGGAAGCCCTGCCCAGGGCCAGCCTATGAGCATCGGAAGTGCACCGGCCTGCCGCCTTGCCCAG tggctgggggctgggggccttGGGGCCCTGTGAGCCCCTGCCCTGTGACCTGTGGCCTGGGCCAGACCATAGAACGACGGACGTGCAATCGCCCTGTGCCCCAGCATGGAGGCCCCTCCTGTGCTGGTGATGCCACCCGGACCCACATCTGCAACACAGCCGTGCCCTGCCCTG TGGATGGAGAGTGGGACTTGTGGGGACAGTGGAGCACCTGTGTCCGCCGGAACATGAAGTCCATCAGCTGTGAAGAAATCCCGGGCCAGCAGTCACGCTGGAGGACCTGCAAGGGCCGCAAGTTTGACGGACATCGATGTACCGGGCAACAACAGGATATTCGGCACTGCTACAGCATCCAACACTGCCCCT TGAAAGGATCATGGTCAGAGTGGAGTACCTGGGGGCTGTGCATGCCCCCCTGTGGACCTAATCCTACCCGTGCCCGCCAGCGCCTCTGCACACCCTTGCTCCCCAAGTACCC GCCCACCGTTTCCATGGTCGAAGGTCAGGGCGAGAAGAACGTGACCTTCTGGGGGAGACCGCTGCCACGGTGTGAGGAGCTACAGGGGCAGAAGCTGGTGGTGGAGGAGAAACGACCATGTCTACACGTGCCTGCTTGCAAAGACCCTGAGGAAGAGAAACTCTAA
- the ELK1 gene encoding ETS domain-containing protein Elk-1 has protein sequence MDPSVTLWQFLLQLLREQGNGHIISWTSRDGGEFKLVDAEEVARLWGLRKNKTNMNYDKLSRALRYYYDKNIIRKVSGQKFVYKFVSYPEVAGCSTEDCPPQPEVSVTSAMPNVAPAAVHATPGDTASGKPGTPKGAGMAGPGGLARSSRNEYMRSGLYSTFTIQSLQPQPPPHPRPAVVLPNAAPAGAAAPPSGSRSTSPSPLEACLEAEEAGLPLQVILTPPEAPNLKSEELNVEPGLGRALPPEVKVEGPKEELEVARERGFVPETTKAEPEVPPQEGVPARLPAVVMDTAGQAGGHVASSPEISQPQKGRKPRDLELPLSPSLLGGPGPERTPGSGTGSGLQAPGPALTPSLLPTHTLTPVLLTPSSLPPSIHFWSTLSPIAPRSPAKLSFQFPSSGSAQVHIPSISVDGLSTPVVLSPGPQKP, from the exons ATGGACCCATCTGTGACGCTGTGGCAGTTTCTGCTGCAGCTGCTGAGAGAGCAAGGCAATGGCCACATCATCTCCTGGACTTCACGGGATGGTGGTGAATTCAAGCTGGTGGATGCAGAGGAGGTGGCCCGGCTGTGGGGGCTACGCAAGAACAAGACCAACATGAATTACGACAAGCTCAGCCGGGCCTTGCGGTACTACTATGACAAG AACATCATCCGCAAGGTGAGCGGCCAGAAGTTCGTCTACAAGTTTGTGTCCTATCCTGAGGTCGCAGGGTGCTCCACTGAGGACTGCCCGCCCCAGCCAGAGGTGTCTGTTACCTCCGCCATGCCAAatgtggcccctgctgctgtacATGCCACCCCAGGGGACACTGCCTCTGGAAAGCCAGGCACACCCAAGGGTGCAGGAATGGCAGGCCCGGGTGGTTTGGCACGCAGCAGCCGGAACGAGTACATGCGTTCGGGCCTCTATTCCACCTTCACCATCCAGTCTCTGCAGCCACAGCCACCCCCTCATCCTCGGCCTGCTGTGGTGCTCCCCAATGCAGCTCCTGCAGGAGCAGCAGCGCCCCCCTCGGGGAGCAGGAGCACCAGTCCAAGCCCCTTGGAGGCCtgcctggaggctgaggaagccGGCTTGCCTCTGCAG GTCATCCTGACTCCGCCCGAGGCCCCAAACCTGAAATCGGAAGAGCTGAATGTGGAGCCAGGTTTGGGCCGGGCTTTGCCCCCAGAAGTGAAAGTGGAAGGGCCCAAGGAAGAGTTGGAAGTTGCCAGGGAGAGAGGGTTTGTGCCGGAAACTACCAAGGCCGAGCCAGAAGTCCCTCCACAGGAGGGCGTGCCAGCCCGGCTGCCCGCGGTTGTTATGGACACCGCAGGGCAGGCGGGCGGCCACGTGGCTTCCAGCCCTGAGATCTCCCAGCCACAAAAGGGCCGGAAGCCCCGGGACCTAGAGCTTCCACTCAGCCCAAGCCTGCTAGGTGGGCCAGGACCCGAACGGACCCCAGGATCGGGAACTGGCTCCGGCCTCCAGGCGCCTGGGCCGGCGCTAACTCCATCCCTACTTCCTACACATACGTTG ACCCCGGTGCTGCTGACACCCAGCTCGCTGCCTCCCAGCATTCACTTCTGGAGCACCCTGAGTCCCATTGCGCCCCGTAGCCCGGCCAAGCTCTCCTTCCAG TTTCCATCCAGTGGCAGCGCCCAGGTGCACATCCCTTCCATCAGCGTGGATGGCCTCTCGACCCCCGTGGTGCTCTCCCCAGGGCCCCAGAAGCCATga